The Prevotella sp. oral taxon 299 str. F0039 genome has a segment encoding these proteins:
- a CDS encoding DUF6359 domain-containing protein — MKIVSHFFIFVLLLNFSSCEKPYLPSKKKNKKEIVIDSEEKETASNESNDSTFIPENPSLSIEKKDTLANKPSKETCFTVSDFLTKDYLYQIWVKGYIVGSCAKNIKYITLEYPFRGKSAILIADTKNEKDIKKMIAIKLGGHSEVQKELNLIDHPNNFGRKIKVFGYQGYFLNIHGMSSWSSSYEWLNE; from the coding sequence ATGAAAATAGTATCTCATTTTTTTATATTTGTACTTCTTTTAAACTTTTCTTCTTGTGAAAAACCTTATTTACCGAGCAAGAAAAAAAATAAAAAAGAGATTGTTATCGATTCTGAAGAGAAGGAAACAGCTTCAAATGAAAGTAATGATTCTACTTTTATACCAGAAAATCCTTCACTATCTATAGAAAAAAAAGATACACTAGCTAATAAACCTTCTAAAGAAACGTGTTTTACTGTATCCGACTTTTTAACAAAAGATTATCTATATCAGATTTGGGTTAAAGGATATATTGTGGGTTCATGTGCAAAAAATATAAAATATATAACATTAGAATATCCCTTTCGAGGAAAGAGCGCCATATTAATTGCCGACACTAAAAATGAAAAGGATATAAAAAAGATGATAGCGATCAAGCTAGGTGGACATTCTGAAGTTCAAAAAGAGTTAAACCTTATAGATCACCCTAATAACTTTGGGCGAAAAATAAAAGTCTTTGGGTATCAAGGATATTTTCTAAATATTCATGGAATGAGTTCATGGAGTAGCTCATATGAATGGCTTAACGAATAA
- a CDS encoding dihydroorotate dehydrogenase produces MAKLNVKINKLELKNPVMTASGTFGYGIEFNDFISIDEIGGIIVKGTTLEPRQGNDYPRMAEVPSGMLNCVGLQNKGVEYFCSNIYPQIKDINTNMIVNVSGSTLEDYASCAARINELENIPAIELNISCPNVKAGGMAFGVTALGAASVVKAVREVYNKTLIVKLSPNVTSVVDIAKACEAEGADSVSLINTLMGMAIDIEKRKPILSIATGGLSGPAVKPVALRMVWQVAKAVKIPVIGLGGISSATDAIEFLMAGATAIQIGTANFLDPTVTIKVRDGINHWLDEHGVKDIMDIIGVL; encoded by the coding sequence ATGGCAAAGCTAAATGTAAAGATTAATAAGCTAGAATTAAAGAATCCAGTGATGACTGCTTCTGGAACATTTGGTTACGGAATAGAGTTTAACGATTTCATATCAATAGACGAAATAGGCGGTATCATTGTTAAAGGAACAACTTTAGAGCCTCGACAAGGTAATGATTATCCTCGTATGGCTGAAGTTCCTTCAGGAATGTTGAATTGTGTTGGATTACAAAATAAGGGTGTAGAATATTTTTGTTCGAATATATATCCACAGATAAAAGATATTAACACCAATATGATTGTAAATGTTAGCGGTTCTACTTTAGAAGATTATGCTTCATGTGCAGCACGTATCAATGAATTAGAAAACATACCAGCTATTGAATTAAATATTTCTTGTCCCAATGTAAAGGCGGGTGGAATGGCTTTTGGTGTAACCGCATTGGGAGCTGCAAGTGTAGTTAAAGCTGTTAGAGAGGTGTATAATAAGACACTTATCGTGAAGCTATCGCCCAATGTAACAAGTGTTGTTGATATTGCAAAGGCTTGTGAGGCAGAAGGAGCTGATAGTGTTTCATTAATCAATACTTTAATGGGAATGGCAATAGATATCGAAAAGAGAAAGCCAATATTAAGTATTGCTACTGGCGGATTGAGTGGTCCTGCAGTGAAACCGGTTGCTTTACGTATGGTTTGGCAAGTAGCTAAAGCAGTTAAGATTCCTGTTATTGGTTTAGGAGGAATAAGCTCTGCAACCGATGCTATTGAGTTTTTAATGGCAGGTGCTACTGCTATTCAGATTGGAACAGCTAATTTTTTAGACCCAACTGTAACAATAAAAGTGCGTGATGGTATTAACCATTGGCTTGACGAACATGGAGTTAAGGATATAATGGATATTATTGGAGTATTATAA